The following are encoded in a window of Rhodothermales bacterium genomic DNA:
- the trxB gene encoding thioredoxin-disulfide reductase: protein MPDLSKLETVDFSGAEVAPVVIVGTGPAGLTAALYTARANLSPIVYQGIQPGGQLITTTDVENYPGFPDGIMGPDMMQLFEKQASRFGADLRYGMVTHVDLSRRPFRLLVDEETPILAQTVIIATGASAKYLGLPNEQRLLGYGVSACATCDGAFFRNMDVAIVGGGDTAMEEALFLTRFASKVYLIHRREAFRASKIMQERVFENDKIEILWNTVITDILGEKEVDGVVIENLKTGEKGQLAVKAMFAAIGHKPNTDVFAGWLDLDETGYIQTKPGSTYTNVPGVFACGDAQDHVYRQAVTAAGTGCMAAIDAERWLAEHGVALRETVS, encoded by the coding sequence ATGCCCGATTTGTCCAAACTCGAAACCGTTGACTTCTCGGGCGCCGAAGTGGCGCCGGTGGTCATCGTGGGCACGGGGCCGGCCGGCCTCACCGCCGCCCTCTACACGGCGCGCGCCAACCTCTCTCCGATCGTCTATCAAGGGATCCAGCCGGGCGGCCAGCTGATCACGACGACCGACGTCGAGAACTACCCCGGTTTCCCCGATGGGATCATGGGGCCCGACATGATGCAGCTGTTCGAGAAGCAGGCATCGCGCTTCGGCGCCGACCTCCGCTATGGGATGGTGACGCACGTCGACCTCTCGCGGCGCCCGTTCCGGCTGCTGGTCGATGAAGAAACCCCGATCCTGGCGCAGACGGTCATCATCGCCACGGGCGCCTCGGCGAAATACCTCGGGCTGCCCAACGAGCAGCGGCTGCTCGGCTATGGCGTGTCGGCATGCGCCACGTGCGATGGCGCGTTCTTCCGGAACATGGACGTCGCGATCGTGGGCGGCGGCGATACAGCCATGGAAGAGGCGCTCTTCCTGACGCGTTTCGCGAGCAAGGTCTACCTGATTCACCGTCGCGAAGCATTCCGCGCATCGAAGATCATGCAGGAACGGGTCTTCGAAAACGACAAGATCGAGATCCTCTGGAATACCGTGATCACCGACATTCTCGGCGAGAAGGAAGTGGATGGGGTGGTGATCGAGAACCTCAAAACCGGCGAAAAGGGGCAACTGGCCGTCAAGGCGATGTTTGCGGCAATCGGCCACAAGCCGAATACGGACGTCTTCGCCGGCTGGCTGGACCTCGACGAGACCGGCTACATCCAGACGAAGCCGGGATCGACGTATACGAATGTCCCGGGTGTCTTCGCCTGCGGCGACGCCCAGGACCACGTCTACCGCCAGGCCGTGACGGCCGCCGGCACGGGCTGCATGGCGGCCATTGATGCCGAGCGCTGGCTGGCCGAACATGGCGTAGCCCTACGCGAGACCGTTTCGTAG